In the Drosophila takahashii strain IR98-3 E-12201 chromosome 3R, DtakHiC1v2, whole genome shotgun sequence genome, one interval contains:
- the Mlc2 gene encoding myosin regulatory light chain 2, translated as MADEKKKVKKKKTKEEGGTSETASEAASEAATPAPAATPAPAASATGSKRASGGSRGSRKSKRAGSSVFSVFSQKQIAEFKEAFQLMDADKDGIIGKNDLRAAFDSVGKIANDKELDAMLGEASGPINFTQLLTLFANRMATSGANDEDDVVIAAFKTFDNDGLIDGDKFREMLMNFGDKFTMKEVDDAYDQMVIDDKNQIDTASLIEMLTGKGEEEEEEAA; from the exons GCCGATGAGAAGAAGAAGgttaagaagaagaagaccaaGGAAGAGGGTGGTACTTCCGAAACCGCTTCTGAGGCCGCATCCGAGGCAGCAACCCCGGCACCAGCTGCCACTCCTGCCCCGGCCGCATCCGCCACTGGTTCGAAGAGAGCGTCGGGCGGATCCCGCGGCTCCAGGAAGTCGAAGCGCGCTGGCTCCTCGGTCTTCTCTGTCTTCTCCCAGAAGCAGATCGCCGAGTTCAAGGAG GCCTTCCAACTAATGGATGCCGACAAGGACGGTATTATTGGCAAGAACGATCTGCGCGCCGCCTTCGACTCCGTTGGCAAGATCGCCAACGACAAGGAGTTGGACGCCATGCTGGGCGAGGCCTCGGGTCCGATCAACTTCACCCAGTTGCTGACCCTGTTCGCCAACCGCATGGCCACCTCCGGTGCCAACGATGAAGAcgatgttgttattgctgccTTCAAAACATTCGATAACGATGGTCTCATCGACGGTGACAAATTCCGCGAAATGCTCATGAACTTCGGTGACAAGTTCACCATGAAGGAGGTTGATGATGCCTACGATCAGATGGTGATCGACGACAAGAACCAGATCGATACCGCCTCCCTGATCGAGATGCTCACCGGCAAGGgtgaagaggaggaggaggaggccgcCTAA